One region of Methanomassiliicoccus luminyensis B10 genomic DNA includes:
- a CDS encoding putative Ig domain-containing protein, with the protein MFETDGVSAAPAYGRISVSGSDLTVNGDASAQFFGVVDTTALQFAIMAYINGDMTVAGKTSVFNGPDTGGDMRMSQNANAEEFWHQYFALLAYYDCNIVRIGAGDTWGTELQYQAWLYHHDEYMNLLKIMLDEAYEHGVWVVLVLAGSQGESNAPYGFGGSGSAFVAGSSAFNRYVEYCRDVMGAFEYHDALGFYDMWNEPDHNIVNQNYWKNDKVKFNTWAKAVAAATAGASTHPRTMGVAGYGTLFGWSQSDFDLSTGKTGFEIAHRHFYAQADDAYLFTDPEQWAANDNLPLFWGELAKNNVYPLVRWTFGENTIYANGGQAITSMVLTGTTNYPYRGGTLPDPVNPPATPDPADPELPPLVIAITPPVQEVSYGDEYVSTVTVSDTATVSVTYDAPFLSYDQQSHTLSGTPGQDEVGTYNISVTATASDGRTTTQEYHLIVSAGDEPTDSVNVTVVPTVSNAGYVLGGGSGSAFLTLVMVGLVLSALGCIHIFGGAYRRKR; encoded by the coding sequence TTGTTCGAGACCGATGGGGTCTCGGCGGCTCCAGCCTACGGACGGATCTCGGTATCCGGTTCCGACTTGACTGTCAACGGCGACGCTTCCGCCCAGTTTTTTGGTGTGGTCGATACCACTGCTCTTCAATTCGCGATCATGGCGTACATCAACGGTGACATGACCGTCGCCGGAAAGACCTCGGTGTTCAACGGGCCCGATACGGGCGGGGACATGCGAATGTCCCAGAACGCCAACGCCGAGGAGTTCTGGCACCAGTACTTCGCCCTGCTCGCCTACTACGATTGCAACATCGTGAGGATCGGCGCTGGCGACACCTGGGGCACCGAGCTGCAGTACCAGGCCTGGCTGTATCACCATGACGAGTACATGAACCTGCTCAAGATCATGCTCGACGAAGCGTACGAGCATGGCGTGTGGGTGGTCCTGGTGCTCGCCGGTTCCCAGGGGGAATCGAACGCTCCCTACGGCTTCGGCGGTTCCGGCTCGGCCTTCGTGGCCGGCTCCAGCGCGTTCAACCGCTATGTCGAGTACTGCCGCGACGTTATGGGCGCTTTCGAGTACCATGACGCCCTGGGGTTCTACGACATGTGGAACGAGCCTGACCACAACATCGTCAACCAGAACTACTGGAAGAACGACAAGGTCAAGTTCAACACCTGGGCCAAGGCGGTCGCTGCGGCGACCGCCGGCGCGTCCACTCACCCCAGGACCATGGGGGTCGCCGGCTACGGCACCCTGTTCGGGTGGAGCCAGTCGGACTTCGATCTCTCCACCGGCAAGACCGGGTTCGAGATCGCCCACCGGCACTTCTATGCCCAGGCGGACGACGCGTACCTGTTCACCGACCCCGAGCAGTGGGCCGCCAATGACAACCTGCCCCTGTTCTGGGGAGAGCTGGCCAAGAACAACGTGTATCCCCTGGTAAGGTGGACGTTCGGCGAGAACACCATCTACGCCAACGGCGGGCAGGCCATCACCTCCATGGTGCTGACCGGCACGACCAACTACCCGTACCGGGGAGGCACCCTGCCAGACCCAGTAAACCCTCCGGCCACGCCGGATCCGGCCGACCCGGAGCTGCCGCCCCTCGTGATAGCCATCACGCCTCCTGTGCAGGAGGTGTCGTACGGGGACGAGTATGTTTCCACTGTGACCGTCAGCGACACGGCGACCGTGAGCGTCACATACGACGCTCCCTTCCTGAGCTATGATCAACAGAGCCATACGCTCTCGGGAACGCCGGGCCAAGACGAGGTGGGGACATACAACATAAGCGTCACGGCGACGGCGTCGGACGGCAGGACGACCACCCAGGAATACCACTTGATAGTATCGGCCGGCGATGAACCGACCGATTCGGTCAACGTGACGGTCGTGCCGACCGTTTCCAACGCCGGGTACGTCCTGGGCGGGGGGTCCGGCTCGGCCTTCCTGACCCTCGTCATGGTCGGACTGGTGCTGTCGGCCTTGGGATGCATACACATCTTCGGCGGAGCATACCGCCGCAAGAGGTGA
- a CDS encoding DUF116 domain-containing protein: MLIDSPSWNEAMRLIGEAAILLLLFLVAFSLTLVLLTVVSIKMGKFIFPRLLKPGLLMMEGLVRAIWKLLGIDDKELTAFSIRLHNMMMKKRFEAVPPEKRAIFLPQCLRSKECPAHLSDEGLICMKCGRCDIGPNIDEVRADGTKVFIVPGSTFIKRMVKRYRPEAIVGVGCLMEVKEGLEMCDRMGVVAMGFVTLRDGCVETAMDWGDFKDMMTGKITPLKLANLIELPGECKVPEPTMK; the protein is encoded by the coding sequence ATGCTCATCGATTCCCCCTCATGGAACGAGGCCATGAGGTTGATCGGCGAAGCCGCCATACTGCTCCTGCTTTTCCTGGTGGCGTTCAGCCTCACGCTGGTACTTCTCACGGTAGTTTCCATCAAGATGGGGAAGTTCATCTTCCCCCGCCTGCTCAAGCCTGGCCTGCTGATGATGGAGGGATTGGTGAGGGCCATCTGGAAACTTCTGGGGATCGACGACAAGGAGCTGACCGCGTTCTCCATACGCCTGCACAACATGATGATGAAGAAGAGGTTCGAGGCGGTGCCACCGGAAAAGCGGGCCATCTTCCTGCCCCAGTGCCTGCGCTCCAAGGAGTGCCCCGCTCATCTCAGCGACGAGGGCCTCATCTGCATGAAGTGCGGCCGGTGCGATATTGGCCCGAACATCGATGAGGTGCGGGCGGACGGCACCAAGGTGTTCATAGTCCCCGGTTCCACCTTCATCAAGAGGATGGTCAAGAGGTACCGGCCGGAAGCGATCGTGGGCGTGGGGTGCCTGATGGAGGTCAAAGAGGGACTGGAGATGTGCGACCGCATGGGCGTGGTGGCGATGGGATTCGTCACCCTGCGGGACGGGTGCGTGGAGACGGCCATGGACTGGGGCGACTTCAAGGACATGATGACCGGGAAGATCACCCCCCTCAAGCTTGCCAACCTCATCGAGCTGCCCGGGGAATGCAAGGTCCCCGAACCGACGATGAAGTAA
- a CDS encoding MTH938/NDUFAF3 family protein yields the protein MDGADGYFGWVRVGGRKYVKDVIVHVDGSVTERPTELSLDYRSDYFHTPLSERELGFLDGERPEVVIVGAGYKSMMPLTPQAKAVLERYDLVVRSTSDAIEIMNRESRRFVAILHLTC from the coding sequence ATGGACGGCGCGGATGGTTATTTCGGATGGGTCCGGGTCGGCGGCAGGAAGTACGTCAAGGACGTCATCGTCCACGTGGACGGAAGCGTCACGGAGCGCCCCACCGAGCTTTCTCTGGACTACCGGTCCGACTATTTCCACACTCCCCTGTCGGAAAGGGAGCTGGGGTTCCTGGACGGGGAGCGGCCGGAGGTGGTCATCGTGGGCGCGGGCTACAAGAGCATGATGCCCCTCACCCCCCAGGCAAAGGCCGTCCTGGAGAGGTACGATCTGGTGGTCAGGTCGACCTCGGACGCCATCGAGATCATGAACCGCGAGAGCAGGCGGTTCGTGGCGATACTTCACCTGACCTGCTGA